The following coding sequences lie in one Bacillota bacterium genomic window:
- a CDS encoding aldehyde ferredoxin oxidoreductase family protein, translated as MPYGYNSRFLRMDLGTGEVSTQTYTEELARKYLGGSGIITRILWDEVDLHADPLGPENPLAFMTGLLTGTPVPTACKGSVVARSPLTGLWSESTVGGYWPARLKGTGYDGILFTGEAPKPVYVYLDRDRTEVLPAGDLWGLDTYEVAERLREIHGDKCQVAAIGPAGENLVKIASIMMGGHDGRAAGRTGMGAVMGSKRLKAIVAGEGARPGVADLKALQAKNKEVLEVLKVAAKGLHDFGTAGGVKAVEAFGDLPIKNWMEGSWTEGAEKICGQTIDKTVLEGHYACFSCPIRCGKIVRLRTGPHQGDTAHGPEYETCAGLGSMVLNDDLDVLCAGNDLCNRLGLDTISASAVIALAMEAYDKGLISREDAGMEVLWGDPGAILGLLQQVAYRQGLGEVLSGGVKSASEQLGKNTAEMAVHQKGLEYAYHDPRAFTSMSVNYSTANRGACHLEGLTYFVENKAFPGSIIGLADEWDPHSSEGKAKLAVSMQDFLSVFNPLGICKFLMRGKTGPDTLAHWVNSALGWEVDAAGLIETGERLFNMHRAINTRMGISRKDDVPPPRLISHARRTGGAAGSLPHAGKLLNEYYDLRGWDEEGIPTEDKLLGLGLECMLPPTPW; from the coding sequence ATGCCCTACGGGTACAATTCAAGGTTCCTCAGGATGGACTTGGGCACCGGAGAGGTGAGCACTCAAACCTACACTGAGGAACTGGCCAGGAAGTATCTCGGAGGCAGCGGGATAATCACCAGGATCCTCTGGGATGAGGTAGACCTTCACGCCGACCCGCTGGGACCCGAGAATCCCCTGGCCTTCATGACGGGTCTCCTTACCGGAACACCGGTTCCCACCGCCTGCAAGGGCTCGGTAGTGGCCAGGTCCCCTCTTACTGGACTATGGTCTGAGTCCACCGTTGGTGGTTACTGGCCAGCCAGGCTCAAGGGGACAGGCTATGATGGAATCTTGTTCACAGGCGAAGCGCCCAAACCAGTCTATGTCTACCTGGACCGGGACAGGACCGAGGTGTTGCCCGCTGGGGACCTCTGGGGCCTGGATACTTACGAGGTGGCGGAGAGGCTCAGGGAAATCCATGGGGACAAGTGCCAGGTGGCGGCCATTGGACCAGCTGGGGAGAACCTGGTGAAGATCGCCTCGATCATGATGGGTGGGCATGATGGGCGTGCCGCCGGGCGCACGGGAATGGGGGCCGTAATGGGCTCCAAACGGCTCAAAGCTATCGTGGCCGGGGAAGGTGCCCGCCCAGGCGTGGCGGACCTTAAAGCCCTTCAGGCCAAGAACAAGGAGGTTCTGGAGGTCCTCAAGGTAGCCGCCAAGGGATTGCACGACTTTGGCACGGCCGGGGGCGTCAAGGCAGTTGAGGCCTTCGGGGACCTGCCCATCAAGAACTGGATGGAGGGCTCGTGGACTGAGGGTGCCGAGAAGATCTGTGGGCAGACCATTGACAAGACCGTCCTTGAAGGGCACTATGCGTGTTTTTCCTGTCCCATTCGCTGTGGCAAGATTGTGCGACTTAGAACCGGGCCCCACCAGGGCGATACTGCTCACGGCCCGGAATATGAGACCTGCGCCGGCCTGGGCTCAATGGTACTAAACGATGACCTCGATGTGCTGTGCGCCGGGAATGACCTGTGCAACCGCCTAGGTCTTGACACCATATCCGCATCGGCTGTCATTGCCCTGGCCATGGAGGCCTACGACAAGGGCCTCATATCCCGAGAGGACGCTGGCATGGAGGTTCTCTGGGGAGATCCTGGCGCCATACTGGGTCTGCTCCAGCAGGTAGCCTATCGCCAGGGGCTCGGGGAGGTCCTGTCGGGAGGGGTCAAGAGCGCATCCGAGCAACTGGGCAAGAACACTGCGGAAATGGCGGTTCACCAGAAAGGACTGGAGTATGCCTACCACGACCCCAGGGCTTTCACAAGTATGTCCGTGAACTACTCCACAGCCAACCGGGGGGCGTGCCACCTGGAGGGCCTAACATACTTCGTGGAGAACAAGGCCTTTCCCGGCAGCATAATCGGGCTTGCCGATGAGTGGGATCCCCACTCGTCCGAAGGCAAGGCCAAGTTGGCCGTGTCGATGCAGGATTTCCTGTCAGTCTTCAATCCCCTGGGGATATGCAAGTTTCTTATGAGGGGAAAGACAGGTCCAGATACCCTGGCGCATTGGGTAAACTCGGCGCTGGGTTGGGAGGTGGATGCGGCTGGCCTCATTGAGACAGGGGAGAGGCTATTCAACATGCACCGGGCTATCAATACCAGGATGGGGATAAGCCGGAAGGACGACGTGCCTCCGCCACGCCTTATCTCCCACGCCAGGAGAACGGGCGGGGCCGCGGGGAGCCTTCCCCATGCCGGTAAGTTGCTCAATGAATACTATGACCTGCGCGGTTGGGACGAAGAGGGTATACCCACTGAGGATAAGCTTCTGGGGCTGGGCCTGGAATGCATGTTGCCTCCGACACCCTGGTAA
- the mobB gene encoding molybdopterin-guanine dinucleotide biosynthesis protein B: protein MTRGDNLIPIISVVGRSKSGKTTLLERLIPELAGRGYRVGTIKHDVHGFEVDQPGKDTWKHARAGAVSVAISSHAKVAVIRRLESEMPLDDVATLLGEVDIILTEGYKSGDKPKVEVLGLRDPSPLYGPGDNMVAQVGNGETIMGAPPYINRDDAASLADVIEKKFLLAGSG from the coding sequence ATGACCAGAGGTGATAACTTGATACCCATTATCTCCGTGGTAGGCCGCTCCAAGAGCGGCAAGACCACCCTCCTTGAGCGCCTCATCCCTGAATTGGCTGGCAGGGGCTATCGTGTAGGCACCATCAAGCACGACGTTCATGGTTTTGAGGTTGACCAGCCTGGCAAGGACACCTGGAAACATGCCAGGGCTGGAGCAGTCTCTGTAGCCATCTCCTCCCACGCAAAGGTGGCAGTGATCCGGCGGCTTGAGTCAGAGATGCCCCTGGATGACGTGGCGACACTGCTGGGTGAGGTCGATATCATTCTCACCGAGGGGTATAAGAGCGGTGACAAGCCCAAGGTGGAGGTGCTCGGCCTCCGTGACCCGTCGCCCTTGTACGGGCCAGGAGACAACATGGTGGCACAGGTAGGAAACGGCGAAACGATAATGGGGGCACCGCCCTACATCAACCGGGATGATGCGGCCTCCCTTGCCGATGTCATTGAAAAGAAGTTCTTGCTGGCCGGGAGTGGGTGA
- a CDS encoding PucR family transcriptional regulator ligand-binding domain-containing protein gives MKISVSEALALKPFRQARVLAGSGGLERKIGSVTVMDTPDIARWLKGNEMLLCNLFVLKDDPKAQVGLISDLAAKDVACLALKLKRFVDNVPKEMLDLADELDLPIIEMPGDIAWIEVITPVFGEILNRQAMALERSVEIHKRFTTIALKGDGVQAIASSLSQLIQHPVTIVDGSFQVLCHVPFGASCETPPISEVLKVFEEAPLVLTIHGCRCRQIPLFQLGVTCLCCDAMAGDESHASVLLWLPGGDTLTEDDNVALEQALTVTALEMMKTQAVSEVALRFQRNFLFDLLTGTAESRETVLAMAGSFGWQLDKPHFAVAIKRYGHRLSLGEPGAEAPRSLLPSARRALALEGLRQDCIVMDLRDIIVVLMPSQDHKFKNSRDFLPLGKRIAERLAREAGEEGVCMGVGRVCQDVMDLNRSYSEARRALSLGQHVWGRGAVTHHDDLGTYRVLSSVSEDPEALAFYRETLGPVVQYDRRNGANLLGTLETFFLLQEDVVEVARSLFVHPNTVRYRLKRVCELTGVSLHSSEGRLNLQVALKIHHMMQGKNAGLLPDEHLI, from the coding sequence ATGAAGATTTCCGTGAGTGAGGCCTTGGCGTTGAAGCCCTTCAGGCAGGCCCGGGTGCTCGCTGGGTCAGGGGGATTGGAGCGGAAGATCGGCTCCGTCACCGTAATGGACACCCCTGATATAGCACGCTGGCTGAAGGGCAACGAGATGCTCTTGTGCAACCTGTTTGTCCTCAAGGATGACCCCAAGGCCCAGGTAGGACTCATCAGCGACCTTGCGGCGAAGGACGTGGCCTGCCTTGCGCTGAAGCTCAAGCGTTTTGTGGACAACGTCCCTAAAGAGATGCTGGACCTCGCGGATGAGCTGGACCTCCCCATAATCGAGATGCCAGGGGACATCGCGTGGATAGAGGTAATAACGCCTGTGTTTGGAGAGATCCTCAACCGGCAGGCGATGGCACTGGAGAGATCCGTGGAGATCCACAAGAGATTTACCACCATTGCATTGAAGGGTGATGGGGTCCAGGCCATTGCCTCCAGCCTATCCCAACTCATCCAGCACCCCGTGACCATAGTGGATGGGAGTTTCCAGGTGCTTTGCCACGTACCCTTTGGAGCGTCTTGTGAGACCCCCCCTATATCCGAGGTCCTTAAGGTCTTTGAGGAAGCCCCCCTGGTGCTGACCATCCACGGTTGCAGGTGCCGCCAGATCCCGCTTTTCCAGCTGGGCGTAACATGCCTGTGCTGTGACGCAATGGCGGGCGATGAGAGCCATGCCTCAGTCCTGCTCTGGTTACCTGGGGGCGATACCCTTACAGAAGATGACAACGTTGCCTTGGAGCAGGCCCTCACGGTGACAGCCCTGGAGATGATGAAGACACAGGCTGTGTCCGAGGTGGCCTTGAGGTTCCAGCGGAACTTCCTATTTGACCTGCTCACCGGTACGGCAGAGTCCAGGGAGACAGTACTGGCCATGGCGGGATCCTTCGGCTGGCAGTTGGACAAACCCCACTTTGCCGTGGCGATCAAGCGGTATGGCCACCGGTTGTCGCTAGGCGAGCCTGGCGCCGAGGCCCCCCGGAGTCTTCTCCCGAGCGCCAGGAGGGCGCTGGCCCTGGAGGGACTTCGCCAGGACTGCATAGTGATGGACCTCCGGGACATCATCGTGGTCTTGATGCCCAGCCAGGATCACAAGTTCAAGAACAGCAGGGACTTCCTGCCCCTCGGGAAGAGGATCGCGGAGCGCCTGGCGAGGGAGGCTGGAGAGGAGGGTGTGTGCATGGGGGTCGGCAGGGTCTGCCAGGATGTGATGGATCTGAACAGGTCCTACTCCGAGGCCAGGAGGGCTCTTTCCCTGGGACAACACGTCTGGGGCAGGGGCGCAGTCACCCACCACGACGACCTTGGCACATACCGTGTCCTGTCGTCAGTCTCGGAGGATCCTGAGGCCCTTGCCTTCTACAGGGAGACACTGGGGCCTGTGGTGCAGTACGACAGGAGGAATGGCGCCAACTTGCTGGGGACCCTCGAAACCTTTTTCTTGCTCCAGGAGGACGTTGTCGAGGTTGCCAGGTCCCTCTTCGTACATCCAAACACCGTCCGGTATCGATTAAAGAGAGTGTGCGAATTGACGGGAGTTTCACTACACAGTTCCGAGGGGCGGTTAAACCTGCAGGTTGCTCTGAAGATCCACCACATGATGCAGGGGAAGAATGCCGGGCTCCTCCCGGACGAGCACCTTATCTAG
- a CDS encoding aminotransferase class III-fold pyridoxal phosphate-dependent enzyme produces MDRIAELERQYVLRSWSVQSKNTYTNVVGGKGAFFWDDQGKKYLDFSAQLVNANVGHQDPRVIEAIKEQADKMCYVAPFYASEPRARLAQEVIEVCPPSMGKVFFTLGGAESNENAIKIARMYTGKMKVISRYRSYHGATYGAITLTGDPRRPPVEPGIPGVLKVFDHYCYRCSFGLRYPSCDVRCAESIREVIQYENPDTVAAVTVETVTGTNGIFVPPPEYLPRLREICDEFSVLLICDEVMSGFGRTGEWFAVDHWKIQPDMMTMAKGLTSGYVPLGAVVVSKDIAKGFEDRMFWCGLTYSGHSLACAAGLGNMRAYREDGMIGNAKRLGNVMDQELAAIMDRHPSVGDIRNIGLFGAIELVKDRETREPLAPWNGPDPGVMGAINKFLLERGVYTYLRWNLLFLTPPLCITESELVEGLAIVDESLRIADEFAAKKG; encoded by the coding sequence GTGGATCGTATAGCGGAGTTGGAGAGGCAATATGTGCTGAGGTCCTGGTCTGTTCAGTCCAAAAACACCTACACAAACGTTGTAGGGGGCAAGGGGGCCTTCTTCTGGGACGACCAGGGCAAGAAGTACCTGGATTTCTCGGCCCAGCTGGTGAACGCCAATGTTGGCCACCAGGACCCTAGGGTAATCGAAGCCATCAAGGAACAGGCTGACAAGATGTGTTACGTCGCGCCCTTTTACGCTTCGGAGCCCAGGGCCAGGCTGGCTCAGGAGGTCATTGAGGTTTGCCCGCCTAGCATGGGGAAGGTCTTTTTTACCCTGGGTGGAGCCGAGTCTAATGAGAACGCCATAAAGATAGCCCGCATGTACACGGGAAAAATGAAGGTCATAAGCAGGTACCGCTCCTACCATGGTGCCACCTATGGTGCCATCACGCTCACTGGTGACCCTAGGAGGCCCCCGGTGGAGCCGGGTATCCCAGGCGTTCTCAAGGTGTTCGACCACTATTGTTACCGGTGTTCATTTGGCCTGAGATATCCCTCCTGCGATGTACGGTGTGCGGAGAGTATCCGGGAGGTTATCCAGTACGAGAACCCCGACACGGTGGCCGCAGTGACGGTGGAGACGGTCACGGGAACCAACGGCATCTTCGTGCCGCCCCCAGAGTACTTGCCCAGGCTACGGGAGATATGTGACGAGTTTAGCGTTCTCCTCATCTGTGATGAGGTGATGTCAGGCTTCGGCCGTACCGGGGAATGGTTCGCGGTAGACCACTGGAAAATCCAGCCCGACATGATGACTATGGCCAAAGGGCTCACATCTGGCTACGTTCCCCTTGGGGCTGTGGTTGTCTCCAAGGACATCGCCAAGGGCTTTGAGGATCGCATGTTCTGGTGTGGGCTGACCTACAGTGGCCATAGCCTGGCCTGTGCCGCAGGCTTGGGCAACATGAGGGCCTATAGGGAAGACGGCATGATAGGCAACGCCAAGAGACTCGGAAACGTCATGGACCAAGAGCTGGCGGCCATCATGGACAGGCACCCCAGCGTGGGGGATATCCGGAACATAGGGCTGTTTGGCGCCATCGAGCTGGTAAAGGACCGGGAGACCCGCGAGCCCTTGGCTCCCTGGAACGGGCCCGATCCCGGGGTGATGGGGGCCATCAACAAGTTCTTGCTTGAGAGGGGCGTGTACACATACCTCCGCTGGAACCTGCTGTTCCTTACGCCTCCCCTGTGCATCACTGAATCCGAGCTGGTAGAGGGTCTCGCAATAGTGGACGAAAGCCTGAGGATAGCGGACGAGTTCGCCGCAAAGAAGGGGTAG
- the arcC gene encoding carbamate kinase: protein MNPKTIVIALGGNAVLQPGQKGTAEEQMENVRKTAVSTVRMIQAGHRVVITHGNGPQVGNILIQNEEAKERVPPMPLDVCGAKSQGKIGYMVQQALANEISSKGLDMPVATLVTQVLVDAEDPAFSNPTKPIGPFYTQDRAEALMKSGMMLKEDAGRGWRRVVPSPDPKAICEVGIIKRLVDSGVVLIACGGGGIPVVRENGTLRGVEAVIDKDLAGERLAHAVGAQVFLVLTDVERVSINYRTPQEKPLSTLNVEEAGRYLKEGHFGSGSMEPKVRAAMRFVANGGERAIITSLFNAEEALQGLTGTCVTR from the coding sequence ATGAACCCAAAGACGATTGTCATTGCGCTAGGCGGGAACGCTGTGCTCCAGCCCGGCCAGAAGGGCACAGCGGAAGAGCAGATGGAAAACGTCCGGAAGACTGCCGTGAGCACGGTCCGGATGATCCAGGCTGGTCACAGGGTAGTGATTACTCACGGCAACGGCCCCCAGGTCGGCAACATTCTCATACAGAACGAGGAGGCCAAGGAGAGGGTCCCACCCATGCCGCTGGATGTGTGCGGGGCCAAGAGCCAGGGCAAGATCGGCTATATGGTGCAGCAGGCCCTGGCCAACGAGATCAGTTCCAAGGGGCTTGACATGCCCGTTGCGACCCTGGTCACCCAGGTTCTGGTAGATGCGGAGGACCCCGCGTTCTCCAATCCCACCAAGCCCATCGGGCCCTTCTACACCCAGGACAGGGCTGAGGCCCTGATGAAGAGCGGTATGATGCTTAAGGAGGATGCGGGGCGAGGCTGGCGGCGAGTTGTTCCATCCCCGGATCCCAAGGCAATCTGTGAGGTCGGCATCATAAAGAGACTCGTAGATTCCGGGGTAGTGTTGATTGCGTGCGGTGGTGGAGGGATTCCAGTTGTCCGGGAGAATGGGACCCTCCGAGGCGTTGAGGCTGTGATAGACAAGGACCTGGCCGGAGAGAGGCTTGCCCACGCCGTGGGTGCCCAGGTATTCCTGGTCCTTACCGATGTGGAGAGGGTGTCCATCAACTACAGGACGCCCCAGGAGAAGCCCCTGAGCACGCTGAACGTCGAGGAGGCCGGCCGCTACCTCAAGGAGGGCCACTTCGGTTCCGGCAGCATGGAACCCAAGGTAAGAGCCGCCATGAGGTTTGTTGCCAACGGTGGGGAGCGGGCGATAATAACCTCCCTCTTCAATGCGGAGGAGGCTCTCCAGGGCCTGACGGGTACCTGCGTAACGAGGTAG
- the argF gene encoding ornithine carbamoyltransferase — protein sequence MRDRFRGRDFLTLMDFTKEEITYILDTAADLKRQWTRREPHELLRGRTIAMVFEKKSTRTRVSFQAAVAHLGAQSFYMRPDEMQLGRGEPIKDTARTLDRYCDALVMRTFGQEIVEEFAKYMKTPVINALTDLTHPCQGLADLLTIREKKGRLENLKWAFTGDVWNVMYTSMICAGTFGMQIYAAFPKKYEPNPRILQVARERAAVTGAKIVLTDDLDEAVRDADVVYANTWHSMGGPEQNKEQRIKDFAGFQINEEVMAKAKPDAIFMHCLPGYRGEEMTDGVVESPQSVVFDQAENRMHTEKAVLALFVP from the coding sequence ATGAGAGACAGGTTCAGAGGAAGAGACTTCCTCACTCTAATGGACTTCACCAAGGAAGAGATCACCTACATACTGGATACGGCGGCTGACCTCAAGAGGCAGTGGACTCGCAGGGAGCCTCACGAGCTTCTCCGGGGCCGGACCATTGCCATGGTGTTTGAGAAGAAGTCCACTCGGACCCGGGTGTCGTTCCAGGCTGCAGTGGCCCACCTGGGTGCCCAGAGCTTCTATATGAGGCCTGACGAAATGCAGCTGGGCAGGGGTGAACCCATAAAGGATACCGCCCGCACCCTGGACCGTTACTGCGATGCCCTCGTAATGAGGACGTTCGGGCAGGAGATCGTAGAGGAATTCGCTAAGTACATGAAGACGCCGGTGATAAACGCTCTCACCGATCTTACCCATCCCTGCCAGGGCCTGGCGGATCTCCTCACCATCAGGGAGAAGAAGGGGCGCCTTGAGAACCTCAAGTGGGCCTTTACCGGGGATGTGTGGAACGTCATGTACACCAGCATGATATGCGCCGGCACCTTCGGTATGCAGATATATGCTGCCTTCCCCAAGAAGTACGAGCCCAACCCCAGGATACTGCAGGTTGCCAGGGAAAGGGCCGCTGTCACCGGGGCGAAGATCGTGCTTACCGATGACTTGGACGAGGCTGTGCGAGATGCGGACGTTGTCTACGCCAATACATGGCATAGCATGGGCGGCCCTGAGCAAAACAAGGAGCAGCGGATCAAGGACTTCGCCGGCTTCCAGATCAACGAGGAGGTAATGGCCAAGGCGAAGCCTGACGCCATATTCATGCACTGTCTCCCGGGCTACCGGGGCGAAGAGATGACTGACGGCGTGGTCGAAAGCCCGCAATCAGTCGTGTTTGACCAGGCGGAGAACCGCATGCACACGGAGAAGGCCGTCCTGGCCCTGTTCGTTCCGTAG
- a CDS encoding arginine deiminase family protein → MGYRDNEYGRLRKVLLCKPTYFEWEPINEVAKKNILERKFDHKKALEEHEELASALRSAGVEVLYIEPSKPHHYMVYSRDFGKGLDGGVLMGRFRMPVRMGEDDLYETYLRQKDVPVLGQVACGSLEGGDIHFLDSNTLAIGVGARSSMEGVNSIKELLEPKGIEVLPVDFEYRYLHLDLLFVVLAEKVCLLCKEGLPGEFLRLLEQKHFEMIEVSASEAMELKNNVLSIDGKTILSFKENEDVNKKLRAHGFEVLDPSLEMFTRGGGAPRCLTFPLERDAV, encoded by the coding sequence ATGGGCTACAGGGACAACGAGTATGGGCGGCTCAGGAAGGTCCTCTTGTGCAAGCCAACCTATTTCGAGTGGGAGCCCATCAACGAAGTGGCCAAGAAGAACATCCTGGAAAGGAAGTTCGACCACAAGAAAGCCTTGGAAGAGCATGAGGAATTGGCCAGCGCCCTGAGGTCTGCGGGCGTCGAGGTGCTGTACATCGAACCCAGCAAACCGCATCACTACATGGTCTACTCCAGGGATTTTGGGAAGGGTCTAGACGGCGGGGTCCTGATGGGCAGGTTCAGGATGCCCGTGCGCATGGGGGAGGACGACCTCTACGAAACATACCTGCGGCAAAAGGATGTACCCGTGCTTGGACAGGTGGCTTGCGGTTCCCTTGAGGGCGGTGACATTCACTTCCTGGACAGCAACACCCTGGCCATTGGCGTTGGCGCCAGGAGTTCAATGGAAGGAGTCAATTCCATCAAGGAGCTCCTGGAGCCCAAAGGCATTGAGGTTCTCCCGGTGGATTTCGAGTACAGGTACCTCCACCTCGACCTCCTCTTTGTGGTCTTGGCCGAGAAGGTGTGCCTGCTATGCAAGGAGGGCCTGCCCGGCGAGTTCTTGAGGTTACTAGAGCAAAAGCACTTCGAAATGATCGAGGTCTCCGCCAGCGAGGCAATGGAGCTGAAGAACAACGTCCTGTCCATTGATGGAAAGACCATACTCTCGTTCAAGGAAAACGAGGACGTCAACAAGAAACTCAGGGCTCACGGCTTCGAAGTCCTGGATCCAAGCTTGGAGATGTTCACCCGTGGGGGCGGAGCTCCGAGGTGCCTCACCTTCCCGTTAGAAAGAGACGCTGTATAA